One segment of Colias croceus chromosome 15, ilColCroc2.1 DNA contains the following:
- the LOC123698105 gene encoding SET domain-containing protein SmydA-8-like, whose product MDIKYEVKTSEELGRYLVAARDLRSGERILSDQPFVLGPSSDTSLVCFNCYLPLINKFHVCKFCAVAPICPGDGCPDELAKWHVQKECDFFRELKLNSGLSPIKMVQNVGSLLALRVVLQKNNNPKGWEEFIKLETHLDKRRNSSVWEFYENTVKFLESLGLPENDDDQNLVQKVCAAIDVNSFDVRGPPIPTLGYAETLRGIYLQAALLAHDCVGNTLISINDNNVLLCHASQDIKKGDMIFYNYTDPLKGTALRQEHLLVGKYFQCTCTRCNDETELGTYISSARCPACKTGYLSKKGDIWKCNSCKEKADDSVIGYKVKCCTNKFEVINKKDASELEEYIRNVSLVLAPNHYLLIDAKQRLAGVLRDAINREPKPTKKMMRRKLDLCQELLPVLEVLSPGISRTKAITMYELHLAIVQLGKKLFDARELTAPKYLDELLSAEKYLKKALEMLLIEPGNSPEGQLCSKALEQYRMLKNDMSNILDGIHEEGKVYVTEIDSETLNDVD is encoded by the exons ATGGATATTAAATATGAAGTTAAGACATCGGAAGAATTGGGCAG ATACCTAGTAGCTGCCAGGGATTTGAGATCAGGGGAGAGGATACTATCGGACCAGCCATTCGTGCTAGGACCGAGCAGTGATACATCTCTCGTTTGCTTTAACTGCTATCTACCGTTGATAAACAAATTTCACGTGTGCAAGTTCTGCGCGGTTGCGCCGATTTGCCCTGGCGATGGGTGTCCTGATGAATTAGCga AATGGCACGTACAAAAGGAATGTGATTTTTTCAGAGAATTGAAACTGAATAGTGGTTTGAGTCCTATTAAAATGGTTCAAAATGTGGGCTCATTACTAGCATTACGAGTGGTTTtacaaaagaataataatCCGAAAGGATGGGAAGAATTCATAAAGCTTGAAACACATTTAGACAAGCGAAGAAATAGTAGTGTATGGGAATTCTATGAAAATACGGTTAAA ttcCTCGAATCACTAGGCCTTCCAGAAAACGATGACGATCAAAACTTAGTGCAGAAAGTCTGTGCGGCCATTGACGTTAACAGTTTTGATGTACGTGGTCCTCCAATCCCCACACTGGGCTATGCTGAAACACTCAGAGGAATATATTTACAGGCTGCGTTATTAGCTCATGATTGTGTTGGAAATACGTTGATAtctataaatgataataacgtGTTATTGTGCCACGCTAGCCAGGATATTAAGAAAGGGGacatgatattttataattatacggACCCGTTGAAg ggaACAGCCTTAAGACAAGAGCATCTCCTAGTGGGTAAATATTTCCAATGTACATGTACTCGATGCAACGACGAAACCGAGTTAGGGACGTATATAAGTTCTGCACGCTGTCCTGCGTGCAAAACGGGATATTTGTCAAAAAAAGGAGATATATGGAAATGCAATAGTTGCAAAGAAAAAGCTGACGATTCGGTAATTGGCTATAAAGTTAAATGCTGTACGAAcaaatttgaagttataa ATAAAAAAGATGCAAGTGAGTTAGAAGAATATATTCGTAACGTCTCTCTCGTGCTGGCTCCAAATCACTATTTACTAATAGATGCAAAGCAAAGGTTAGCGGGTGTTTTAAGAGACGCCATTAACAGAGAACCTAAACCCACTAAGAAAATGATGCGTCGCAAGCTAGACCTGTGTCAAGAACTCTTGCCTGTACTTGAAGTCTTAAGCCCTGGTATTAGCAGAACTAAAG CAATTACGATGTACGAACTGCACTTAGCAATAGTGCAATTGGGTAAAAAGTTATTCGATGCACGTGAATTAACCGCCCCAAAATAttta gaCGAGTTACTAAGtgctgaaaaatatttaaagaaggCATTGGAAATGTTATTAATTGAACCAGGAAATTCACCTGAAGGACAGCTTTGCTCCAAGGCCTTAGAACAATATAGAATGTTGAAAAACGATATGAGTAATATTCTGGATGGTATACATGAAGAGGGAAAAGTATACGTCACTGAAATCGACAGTGAAACTCTAAATGATGTGGATTAG